Part of the Salvelinus sp. IW2-2015 unplaced genomic scaffold, ASM291031v2 Un_scaffold3875, whole genome shotgun sequence genome, AAGGTCTCTAGAGTGACTCCAGTAACAGTTCTCCTATGAGTTACTTCAGGTACAGTTCTCTATGAAGTACTTCAGGTAAAGCCCTAGAGTTAGGTACAGTCCTATGAGTACTTCAGGTACAGTTCTCCTATGAGTAACTTCAGGTGTACACGTTCTCATATGATTACTTCAGTACAGGTTCTCCTATGAGTACTTCAAGGTAAGTCCTTAGACTTCATACGTTCCTATGAGTAACTTCCAGGTACAGTTCCTCCATTACTTCGAGTCTAGCTTCAGGACCAGTTCTCCTATGAGTACTTCAGGTACAGTCTCTCCTATGAGTACTCGTCATTCTCTATATATCAGGTACGTCTCCTATGAGTACTTCCAGAGTACATGTTCTCCCTATGAGTACTTCAGGTACAGTTCTCCGATGGAGCTTCAGGTAACAGTTCTCCTATGATACTTCAGGTACAGGTTTCTCCTATGAAGCTACTTCACGTAACAGTTCTCCATGAGTACTTCGGTACAGTTCTCCTATGAGTACTTCAGCGTAACAGTTCTCCTACTATGTACTTCAGGTACAGTTAGCTATCATGAGTACTTCAGGTAACAGTCTTCTATGAGTACTTCAGGTACAGTTCCTCGATGGAGCTACTTTCATGGTAACAGTTTACTCTAAGTACTTCAGGTACAGTTCTCCTATGAGTATCGGTCGCCTGAGTACTAAAGTTCCCTATACACAGTACTTCTCTAGCGTAACAGTTCTCCTATGAGTACTTCAGGTTACAAGTTCTCCTATGCAGTACTTCAGGTAAGTTCTCCTATAGTACGGTTAACAGTTCTCATGTACTTCGCGTACGTTCTCCCGATGAGTACTTCAGTACAGTTTCCTATGAGTACTTCAGGTAACAGTTCTCCTATGAGTACTTCCAGGTAACAGTTCTCCTATGAGTTTCAGTACAGTTCCAGCAATCATAACAGTTTCCTATGAGTTCAGGTAAGTCTCAGGTAACAGGTACGTCCTATGGTACTCAGTAACGTTTCCTTGAGTTAACTTCCAGGTACGTTCTCCTATGATTCAGGGTACATTCTCCTATGGTACTCAGGTACATCTCCCCTAGCCAGTACTTTCAGGTAACAGTTCTCGCTATGAGTACTCACGGTTAACAGTTCTTCCTATGGTTAGTACAGTCTCCTCAGTACCAGGTACAGGTTCTCCCTATGAAGTACTTCGGTAGTTTCTCCTATGACAGAAGTTCTCCTATGAGTACTTCAGTAACAGTTCCTCCTGAATGAGTACGTTCAGTAACAGTTCTCCTTGAGTACTCAGTAACTTCCAGGATTCAGTACATTCAAGTACTCAGTAGTCTCATGCAGTATTCAGGTACAGTTCTCCTATGATGTACTTCAGGTACGAGTTCTCCTACTGAGTACTTCAGGTAACAGTTTCCTACTGGTACGGTAAGTTCCTATTTCAGGTAACAGTTCTCTACCATACGTCAACTTCGGTAACAGTTCTCCTACTGAGTCGTCAGGTAACAGTTCTTCTCCTATGAGTACTTCAGGTAAGTTCTCCTATGGTATCTTCAAGTAACAGTTCTCCTATGAGTACTTCACGTAACAGTTTCCCTAACGTTCAGGTACAAGTTCTCTCTGGTTCAGGTAGCAGTTCTCCTATGAGTACTTCAGGTACATTCTCCTACCAGTATCAGGTACAGTTCTCTATGAGCTATTCAGGTAACAATTCTCTACCGTATGATACTTCATGTACAGTTCTCCTAGAGTACTTCAGGTAACAGTTCTCTCAGTACTGAGTACTTCACAGCGGTAACACAGTTCTCCTGCATGATCTTCACGGTAACAGTTCTCCTACTGAGTACTCAGTAACAGTTTCGCTATGAGACTTCGGAGTCTATACTCAGGTCGTTTCCCTAGAGTACTTCAGTACATATCTCCTACAGTAAACTTCAGGTAACAGTTCTCCTACGAGTACTTCAGTAACAGTTTCTCCTATGAGTAACTTTCAGCCAGTCCTTATATCAGTACAGTTCTATTCTCGTAATTTCTATAGTACTCAGGTAACAGTTCTCCTATGACGTACTTCAGGTAACAGTTCTCCACCTGGTACACGTAAATTCTCCTACCAGTTTAACAGTTCTCTATGCAGTACTTCACGGTTACAGTACTCCTATGAGATCAGGCTAACAGTTTCTGCCTACTGATATTCCAGTAACAGTTTCCTAGAGTACTTCAAAGAGTCCGCTAGACATACGTATCTCCTATGAGTCCTTCAGTAGTCTCCTATGCAGTACTACATAACAGTCTTCTCTCTAGATAGTACTTCAGGTAACAGTTCTCCCTATGAGTACTCGTAACAGGTTTCCTACCAGCTGGTACTTCTCTCCAGACTGTAGGTAACGTTTCCTAGGTTATCAGGTCAGTTCTCCTATGAGACGCTTTCACGAACAGTCTCCTATGAGTACTTCAGTAACAAGTTCTCCTATGCTACTTTCAGGTAACGTCTCCTATGGGTACTTCAGTCAACAGTTCATTCTCCTATGAGTACTTCAGGTAACAGTTCTCCTATGAGTACTTCAGGTAACAGAGAAACTTCTAATACGATATTAACAGAAAAGTGATAATAGTATAGCCAATAATATTTAGATATATATGGTATAGAACTAACACGATgcaatatataataaaatattatatatatagtaatatatatatgGAAAATCATCCTGATTTTAACAGCTCCTAAAAGTTCTGTGCTTCTGTCTGTCCGTCCAGGCAGCCCATCAAGGACGTGAACCGTCAGGTGATCTCTAAGAACGTGGCCCCTGAGAGGCTGTGGGTCAACTCCAGGGAGCCAATCAAACAGCCCCTTCTTAAGAAGCTGGCGGGGAACTCTGAGCTCAGCCACCGAGCCTGCCTGGCCTTCACTGATATCCTTTAAATGATAGATGTACTACCTTCTCACCGACAGATGACTTCAACATTATCTTCAAGAGCATCTTTGGAATCGCCTCAACATTGCATTTTTTTTCTTAGTAATTTAGCAAGTACTCTTATCTAGAGTGACATATTCTGGTCCTCAGTGACGtccttcctgaagaaaataaaacgTAGTCGCTACCTCGCTTTCTATTCAGACCCAAAGTGCATGGACAGCGGTGCGGACTGAAGATGCTAAATATACATGATATGTGGAAAAACCAGTTGCACTTATTGTACGTGTCTAAATgtgttaaatgtatttttgtggtAGGATGGCAAATGACATGCAGTTTGTTTAAATACAGTTTTCAGAGATGTGTTCCTACCAGTCCTTGACCTGTGTGTACCTATCCTGAAGTACATGGGGGACTACCCCACAAAGCAGATACAGAGTCCTCTAGAGTTGACAGACCAGATCTTTGGCCCAGCCACCAAGGACGAGGCCCTGAGAGACGAGATCTACTGTCAGATCATGAAACAGAtgaccagcaacaacaacaggtagACTGTTAGGGCCTGTACAACAACAGGTAGACTGTTAGGGCAACAGGTAGTCTGTTAGGGCCTGTACAACAACAGGTAGACTGTTAGGGCCTGTACAACAACAGGTAGACTGTTAGGGCCTGTACAACAACAGGTAGACTGTTAGGGCCTGTCAACAACAAGGCTAGACTGTTAGGGCCTGTACAACAACAGGTAGACTGTTTACGTACAACAACAGGTAGACTGTTGAGGGCCTGTACAACAAAGTCAGACTGTAGGGGAACATAGTTCTTAGGCCGCAACACGTTAGGATGTTAGGCTACACAACAGGTAGACTGTTAGGCGCCTGTACAACACAACAGGTAGGACTGTTCCAGGGCAAACAGGTAGTCGTTAGGGCCTGTAACAACAAAACAGCGTAGACTGTTAGGGCAACAGGTAGNNNNNNNNNNNNNNNNNNNNNNNNNNNNNNNNNNNNNNNNNNNNNNNNNNNNNNNNNNNNNNNNNNNNNNNNNNNNNNNNNNNNNNNNNNNNNNNNNNNNNNNNNNNNNNNNNNNNNNNNNNNNNNNNNNNNNNNNNNNNNNNNNNNNNNNNNNNNNNNNNNNNNNNNNNNNNNNNNNNNNNNNNNNNNNNNNNNNNNNNNNNNNNNNNNNNNNNNNNNNNNNNNNNNNNNNNNNNNNNNNNNNNNNNNNNNNNNNNNNNNNNNNNNNNNNNNNNNNNNNNNNNNNNNNNNNNNNNNNNNNNNNNNNNNNNNNNNNNNNNNNNNNNNNNNNNNNNNNNNNNNNNNNNNNNNNNNNNNNNNNNNNNNNNNNNNNNNNNNNNNNNNNNNNNNNNNNNNNNNNNNNNNNNNNNNNNNNNNNNNNNNNNNNNNNNNNNNNNNNNNNNNNNNNNNNNNNNNNNNNNNNNNNNNNNNNNNNNNNNNNNNNNNNNNNNNNNNNNNNNNNNNNNNNNNNNNNNNNNNNNNNNNNNNNNNNNNNNNNNNNNNNNNNNNNNNNNNNNNNNNNNNNNNNNNNNNNNNNNNNNNNNNNNNNNNNNNNNNNNNNNNNNNNNNNNNNNNNNNNNNNNNNNNNNNNNNNNNNNNNNNNNNNNNNNNNNNNNNNNNNNNNNNNNNNNNNNNNNNNNNNNNNNNNNNNNNNNNNNNNNNNNNNNNNNNNNNNNNNNNNNNNNNNNNNNNNNNNNNNNNNNNNNNNNNNNNNNNNNNNNNNNNNNNNNNNNNNNNNNNNNNNNNNNNNNNNNNNNNNNNNNNNNNNNNNNNNNNNNNNNNNNNNNNNNNNNNNNNNNNNNNNNNNNNNNNNNNNNNNNNNNNNNNNNNNNNNNNNNNNNNNNNNNNNNNNNNNNNNNNNNNNNNNNNNNNNNNNNNNNNNNNNNNNNNNNNNNNNNNNNNNNNNNNNNNNNNNNNNNNNNNNNNNNNNNNNNNNNNNNNNNNNNNNNNNNNNNNNNNNNNNNNNNNNNNNNNNNNNNNNNNNNNNNNNNNNNNNNNNNNNNNNNNNNNNNNNNNNNNNNNNNNNNNNNNNNNNNNNNNNNNNNNNNNNNNNNNNNNNNNNNNNNNNNNNNNNNNNNNNNNNNNNNNNNNNNNNNNNNNNNNNNNNNNNNNNNNNNNNNNNNNNNNNNNNNNNNNNNNNNNNNNNNNNNNNNNNNNNNNNNNNNNNNNNNNNNNNNNNNNNNNNNNNNNNNNNNNNNNNNNNNNNNNNNNNNNNNNNNNNNNNNNNNNNNNNNNNNNNNNNNNNNNNNNNNNNNNNNNNNNNNNNNNNNNNNNNNNNNNNNNNNNNNNNNNNNNNNNNNNNNNNNNNNNNNNNNNNNNNNNNNNNNNNNNNNNNNNNNNNNNNNNNNNNNNNNNNNNNNNNNNNNNNNNNNNNNNNNNNNNNNNNNNNNNNNNNNNNNNNNNNNNNNNNNNNNNNNNNNNNNNNNNNNNNNNNNNNNNNNNNNNNNNNNNNNNNNNNNNNNNNNNNNNNNNNNNNNNNNNNNNNNNNNNNNNNNNNNNNNNNNNNNNNNNNNNNNNNNNNNNNNNNNNNNNNNNNNNNNNNNNNNNNNNNNNNNNNNNNNNNNNNNNNNNNNNNNNNNNNNNNNNNNNNNNNNNNNNNNNNNNNNNNNNNNNNNNNNNNNNNNNNNNNNNNNNNNNNNNNNNNNNNNNNNNNNNNNNNNNNNNNNNNNNNNNNNNNNNNNNNNNNNNNNNNNNNNNNNNNNNNNNNNNNNNNNNNNNNNNNNNNNNNNNNNNNNNNNNNNNNNNNNNNNNNNNNNNNNNNNNNNNNNNNNNNNNNNNNNNNNNNNNNNNNNNNNNNNNNNNNNNNNNNNNNNNNNNNNNNNNNNNNNNNNNNNNNNNNNNNNNNNNNNNNNNNNNNNNNNNNNNNNNNNNNNNNNNNNNNNNNNNNNNNNNNNNNNNNNNNNNNNNNNNNNNNNNNNNNNNNNNNNNNNNNNNNNNNNNNNNNNNNNNNNNNNNNNNNNNNNNNNNNNNNNNNNNNNNNNNNNNNNNNNNNNNNNNNNNNNNNNNNNNNNNNNNNNNNNNNNNNNNNNNNNNNNNNNNNNNNNNNNNNNNNNNNNNNNNNNNNNNNNNNNNNNNNNNNNNNNNNNNNNNNNNNNNNNNNNNNNNNNNNNNNNNNNNNNNNNNNNNNNNNNNNNNNNNNNNNNNNNNNNNNNNNNNNNNNNNNNNNNNNNNNNNNNNNNNNNNNNNNNNNNNNNNNNNNNNNNNNNNNNNNNNNNNNNNNNNNNNNNNNNNNNNNNNNNNNNNNNNNNNNNNNNNNNNNNNNNNNNNNNNNNNNNNNNNNNNNNNNNNNNNNNNNNNNNNNNNNNNNNNNNNNNNNNNNNNNNNNNNNNNNNNNNNNNNNNNNNNNNNNNNNNNNNNNNNNNNNNNNNNNNNNNNNNNNNNNNNNNNNNNNNNNNNNNNNNNNNNNNNNNNNNNNNNNNNNNNNNNNNNNNNNNNNNNNNNNNNNNNNNNNNNNNNNNNNNNNNNNNNNNNNNNNNNNNNNNNNNNNNNNNNNNNNNNNNNNNNNNNNNNNNNNNNNNNNNNNNNNNNNNNNNNNNNNNNNNNNNNNNNNNNNNNNNNNNNNNNNNNNNNNNNNNNNNNNNNNNNNNNNNNNNNNNNNNNNNNNNNNNNNNNNNNNNNNNNNNNNNNNNNNNNNNNNNNNNNNNNNNNNNNNNNNNNNNNNNNNNNNNNNNNNNNNNNNNNNNNNNNNNNNNNNNNNNNNNNNNNNNNNNNNNNNNNNNNNNNNNNNNNNNNNNNNNNNNNNNNNNNNNNNNNNNNNNNNNNNNNNNNNNNNNNNNNNNNNNNNNNNNNNNNNNNNNNNNNNNNNNNNNNNNNNNNNNNNNNNNNNNNNNNNNNNNNNNNNNNNNNNNNNNNNNNNNNNNNNNNNNNNNNNNNNNNNNNNNNNNNNNNNNNNNNNNNNNNNNNNNNNNNNNNNNNNNNNNNNNNNNNNNNNNNNNNNNNNNNNNNNNNNNNNNNNNNNNNNNNNNNNNNNNNNNNNNNNNNNNNNNNNNNNNNNNNNNNNNNNNNNNNNNNNNNNNNNNNNNNNNNNNNNNNNNNNNNNNNNNNNNNNNNNNNNNNNNNNNNNNNNNNNNNNNNNNNNNNNNNNNNNNNNNNNNNNNNNNNNNNNNNNNNNNNNNNNNNNNNNNNNNNNNNNNNNNNNNNNNNNNNNNNNNNNNNNNNNNNNNNNNNNNNNNNNNNNNNNNNNNNNNNNNNNNNNNNNNNNNNNNNNNNNNNNNNNNNNNNNNNNNNNNNNNNNNNNNNNNNNNNNNNNNNNNNNNNNNNNNNNNNNNNNNNNNNNNNNNNNNNNNNNNNNNNNNNNNNNNNNNNNNNNNNNNNNNNNNNNNNNNNNNNNNNNNNNNNNNNNNNNNNNNNNNNNNNNNNNNNNNNNNNNNNNNNNNNNNNNNNNNNNNNNNNNNNNNNNNNNNNNNNNNNNNNNNNNNNNNNNNNNNNNNNNNNNNNNNNNNNNNNNNNNNNNNNNNNNNNNNNNNNNNNNNNNNNNNNNNNNNNNNNNNNNNNNNNNNNNNNNNNNNNNNNNNNNNNNNNNNNNNNNNNNNNNNNNNNNNNNNNNNNNNNNNNNNNNNNNNNNNNNNNNNNNNNNNNNNNNNNNNNNNNNNNNNNNNNNNNNNNNNNNNNNNNNNNNNNNNNNNNNNNNNNNNNNNNNNNNNNNNNNNNNNNNNNNNNNNNNNNNNNNNNNNNNNCATTCCaatgtgtttttcaatgttttttgAGTGCCTGGGACCGcatttataaatgttgtttgtcCTGGGTCCAAGTTAAGGGTAATATGCAACTATATCATACATTTGTAGTTTCATTGCATTATGctaaacaaatgcaatatagacagAAATAAAATGAAATGAGAATACCCATAGTTGTAAGTCAGTCATTAGAGTTTATTCCCTGTGAAAACACTCTATAGCTATGCTGTTCTAGGTTGAGGCGCCCTTTGCTGCTAAGTACATACAGCTATTTAACTCTGTCTAGGTAGTGACCCTGTTGCTGGTGTAAATATATTACAGTCATTACAATTCTGAACTGGAAAACGTGTTGATTCATAGTCATCAGATGAATAACATGAAAGAAGGCTTA contains:
- the LOC112076608 gene encoding unconventional myosin-VIIa-like, yielding MSTSRYVSYEYFQSTCSPYEYFRYSSPMELQVTSSPMQYFRYISPSQYFQFSYEYFRQPIKDVNRQVISKNVAPERLWVNSREPIKQPLLKKLAGNSELSHRACLAFTAILKYMGDYPTKQIQSPLELTDQIFGPATKDEALRDEIYCQIMKQMTSNNNR